One segment of Phragmites australis chromosome 13, lpPhrAust1.1, whole genome shotgun sequence DNA contains the following:
- the LOC133888388 gene encoding uncharacterized protein LOC133888388 isoform X2, which translates to MQMAYDPNMNFGAFSQSLCNQNVVSFQTRTTASGSGGTPVCLDCSTGMDASVEMLSTTPSVVVPTSSSNIPADSGKNLKYGGPLAADWTYPELQLLKDGMEKYVNEQGIVKYIKIAASLPNKTVRDVAMRCQWVGKVSSRRRKPEENHIGRKIKERKDKFVEPAVWGANHPVQTDIRNSSFMPHNVQNNLFLSGASEIYRAVQHLLEENNRILNQIETNILTFQAQNNIDLFHRVRGNINDLLQSMSQMPGIMSTMPPLHVSVNENLANFVLPGLTMEQVLGNSHFKEEPRGW; encoded by the exons ATGCAGATGGCATACGATCCTAATATGAATTTTGGGGCATTTTCACAGTCACTCTGCAACCAGAATGTGGTTTCATTTCAGacaagaacaacagctagcgggTCAGGAGGCACGCCAGTATGCCTGGATTGTTCCACTGGGATGGACGCCAGTGTGGAGATGTTGAGCACCACACCTTCAGTGGTTGTGCCCACTAGTTCATCCAATATACCTGCTGATTCCGGAAAGAACCTCAAATATGGAGGGCCGCTGGCTGCGGATTGGACATATCCTGAACTTCAACTGCTGAAGGATGGCATGGAGAA ATATGTAAATGAACAAGGCATCGTGAAGTATATAAAGATTGCAGCTTCATTACCAAACAAGACAGTAAGAGATGTTGCGATGAGGTGCCAGTGGGTAGGG AAAGTAAGTTCAAGACGACGGAAGCCTGAAGAAAACCATATTGGCAGAAagataaaagaaagaaag GATAAATTTGTAGAGCCTGCAGTGTGGGGTGCAAATCATCCTGTTCAGACAGACATAAGAAACTCTTCATTTATGCCACATAATGTTCAAAACAATCTGTTTCTATCTGGAG CCTCTGAGATATATCGTGCAGTGCAGCATCTACTGGAAGAAAATAATCGGATTCTTAATCAAATAGAAACAAATATTCTAACGTTTCAG GCTCAAAACAACATTGATCTATTCCATCGGGTAAGAGGGAACATTAATGATCTTTTACAAAG CATGAGTCAGATGCCTGGAATAATGAGTACGATGCCTCCACTTCACGTCTCAGTGAATGAGAATCTTGCTAACTTCGTGCTTCCTGGTCTTACAATG GAACAAGTTCTTGGAAACAGCCATTTCAAGGAGGAGCCAAGAGGATGGTAG
- the LOC133888388 gene encoding uncharacterized protein LOC133888388 isoform X3, with protein sequence MDASVEMLSTTPSVVVPTSSSNIPADSGKNLKYGGPLAADWTYPELQLLKDGMEKYVNEQGIVKYIKIAASLPNKTVRDVAMRCQWVGKKVSSRRRKPEENHIGRKIKERKDKFVEPAVWGANHPVQTDIRNSSFMPHNVQNNLFLSGASEIYRAVQHLLEENNRILNQIETNILTFQAQNNIDLFHRVRGNINDLLQSMSQMPGIMSTMPPLHVSVNENLANFVLPGLTMEQVLGNSHFKEEPRGW encoded by the exons ATGGACGCCAGTGTGGAGATGTTGAGCACCACACCTTCAGTGGTTGTGCCCACTAGTTCATCCAATATACCTGCTGATTCCGGAAAGAACCTCAAATATGGAGGGCCGCTGGCTGCGGATTGGACATATCCTGAACTTCAACTGCTGAAGGATGGCATGGAGAA ATATGTAAATGAACAAGGCATCGTGAAGTATATAAAGATTGCAGCTTCATTACCAAACAAGACAGTAAGAGATGTTGCGATGAGGTGCCAGTGGGTAGGG AAGAAAGTAAGTTCAAGACGACGGAAGCCTGAAGAAAACCATATTGGCAGAAagataaaagaaagaaag GATAAATTTGTAGAGCCTGCAGTGTGGGGTGCAAATCATCCTGTTCAGACAGACATAAGAAACTCTTCATTTATGCCACATAATGTTCAAAACAATCTGTTTCTATCTGGAG CCTCTGAGATATATCGTGCAGTGCAGCATCTACTGGAAGAAAATAATCGGATTCTTAATCAAATAGAAACAAATATTCTAACGTTTCAG GCTCAAAACAACATTGATCTATTCCATCGGGTAAGAGGGAACATTAATGATCTTTTACAAAG CATGAGTCAGATGCCTGGAATAATGAGTACGATGCCTCCACTTCACGTCTCAGTGAATGAGAATCTTGCTAACTTCGTGCTTCCTGGTCTTACAATG GAACAAGTTCTTGGAAACAGCCATTTCAAGGAGGAGCCAAGAGGATGGTAG
- the LOC133888388 gene encoding uncharacterized protein LOC133888388 isoform X1 has translation MQMAYDPNMNFGAFSQSLCNQNVVSFQTRTTASGSGGTPVCLDCSTGMDASVEMLSTTPSVVVPTSSSNIPADSGKNLKYGGPLAADWTYPELQLLKDGMEKYVNEQGIVKYIKIAASLPNKTVRDVAMRCQWVGKKVSSRRRKPEENHIGRKIKERKDKFVEPAVWGANHPVQTDIRNSSFMPHNVQNNLFLSGASEIYRAVQHLLEENNRILNQIETNILTFQAQNNIDLFHRVRGNINDLLQSMSQMPGIMSTMPPLHVSVNENLANFVLPGLTMEQVLGNSHFKEEPRGW, from the exons ATGCAGATGGCATACGATCCTAATATGAATTTTGGGGCATTTTCACAGTCACTCTGCAACCAGAATGTGGTTTCATTTCAGacaagaacaacagctagcgggTCAGGAGGCACGCCAGTATGCCTGGATTGTTCCACTGGGATGGACGCCAGTGTGGAGATGTTGAGCACCACACCTTCAGTGGTTGTGCCCACTAGTTCATCCAATATACCTGCTGATTCCGGAAAGAACCTCAAATATGGAGGGCCGCTGGCTGCGGATTGGACATATCCTGAACTTCAACTGCTGAAGGATGGCATGGAGAA ATATGTAAATGAACAAGGCATCGTGAAGTATATAAAGATTGCAGCTTCATTACCAAACAAGACAGTAAGAGATGTTGCGATGAGGTGCCAGTGGGTAGGG AAGAAAGTAAGTTCAAGACGACGGAAGCCTGAAGAAAACCATATTGGCAGAAagataaaagaaagaaag GATAAATTTGTAGAGCCTGCAGTGTGGGGTGCAAATCATCCTGTTCAGACAGACATAAGAAACTCTTCATTTATGCCACATAATGTTCAAAACAATCTGTTTCTATCTGGAG CCTCTGAGATATATCGTGCAGTGCAGCATCTACTGGAAGAAAATAATCGGATTCTTAATCAAATAGAAACAAATATTCTAACGTTTCAG GCTCAAAACAACATTGATCTATTCCATCGGGTAAGAGGGAACATTAATGATCTTTTACAAAG CATGAGTCAGATGCCTGGAATAATGAGTACGATGCCTCCACTTCACGTCTCAGTGAATGAGAATCTTGCTAACTTCGTGCTTCCTGGTCTTACAATG GAACAAGTTCTTGGAAACAGCCATTTCAAGGAGGAGCCAAGAGGATGGTAG
- the LOC133887807 gene encoding gibberellin 2-beta-dioxygenase 6-like, which yields MPAFAESAADPPLADSYLTLLRRGERDGIAPSTEGGLAVLECELPMIDVKCLTSSGGSASARERAACADAMARAASEWGFFQMTNHGVSRALLEEMRREQARLFRLPFETKAKAGLLNGSYRWGAPTATSLRHLSWSEAFHVPLASISGKDCDYGELSYLRGVLQEVADAMSRLATTVAVALAESLGYEATGGAFPAGCDETTCFLRLNRYPACPFAADTFGLVPHTDSDFLTVLCQDQVGGLQLMKDSRWVSVKPHPDALIVNVGDLFQAWSNNRYKSVEHKVVANAKAERFSVAYFLCPSYDSPVGTCGEPSPYRAFTFGEYRRKVQEDVKRTGKKIGLPNFLKHAA from the exons ATGCCGGCCTTCGCGGAGAGCGCCGCCGACCCACCTCTGGCCGACAGCTACCTCACGCTGCTCCGCCGCGGCGAGCGCGACGGCATTGCACCGTCGACGGAGGGCGGCCTAGCCGTTCTGGAGTGCGAGTTGCCCATGATAGACGTGAAGTGCCTGACGTCGAGCGGGGGCAGCGCCAGCGCGAGGGAGCGGGCGGCGTGCGCGGACGCCATGGCGAGGGCGGCCTCCGAGTGGGGCTTCTTCCAGATGACTAACCACGGCGTGAGCCgggctctcctggaggagatgAGGAGGGAGCAGGCGAGGCTATTCCGGCTGCCGTTCGAGACCAAGGCGAAGGCCGGGCTGCTCAACGGCTCGTACCGGTGGGGCGCCCCGACGGCCACGTCGCTCCGGCACCTCTCGTGGTCGGAGGCGTTCCACGTCCCGCTCGCCAGCATCTCAGGGAAGGACTGCGACTACGGGGAGCTCAGCTACTTGAG GGGCGTGCTGCAGGAGGTGGCGGACGCGATGTCGCGGTTGGCGAcgacggtggcggtggctctGGCGGAGAGCCTGGGGTACGAGGCGACCGGGGGCGCGTTCCCGGCGGGGTGCGACGAGACGACGTGCTTCCTGCGGCTCAACAGgtacccggcgtgcccgttcgcgGCGGACACGTTCGGGCTGGTGCCCCACACGGACAGCGACTTCCTCACGGTGCTGTGCCAGGACCAGGTCGGGGGCCTGCAGCTCATGAAGGACTCGCGCTGGGTCTCCGTGAAGCCCCACCCGGACGCGCTCATCGTCAACGTCGGCGATCTATTTCAG GCGTGGAGCAACAACAGGTACAAGAGCGTGGAGCACAAGGTGGTGGCAAACGCCAAGGCGGAGCGGTTCTCGGTCGCATACTTCCTGTGCCCGTCGTACGACTCGCCCGTGGGCACGTGCGGCGAGCCGTCGCCATACAGGGCCTTCACCTTCGGGGAGTACAGGAGGAAGGTGCAGGAGGACGTCAAGAGGACCGGCAAAAAGATTGGGCTCCCCAACTTTCTCAAACATGCTGCCTAG